In the uncultured Methanobacterium sp. genome, one interval contains:
- a CDS encoding DUF166 family protein has protein sequence MIKVAIATDGPYGDRAYDTIKKEFDTVFIELEQPTSMFMDDIEIAEENVKQIEDANILITYTTHPDLTLELVERFADKVDWIIVAAWRGDGFKNQLETHENVVCPYIMCELEKNGDPIFDKFVSDIGKPSVVLKLDGNKLNDIVVLRSSPCGSTSFVADYIKENYLGKKLDPEELPTEAGLKLQHYPCRAAKMRLFSDEECKKEMASGLHRDAFEEAIAFANRRLENRNLKI, from the coding sequence ATGATTAAAGTTGCAATAGCCACTGACGGACCATATGGCGATCGGGCCTACGATACTATAAAAAAAGAATTTGACACAGTCTTTATAGAGCTTGAACAACCTACTTCCATGTTTATGGATGACATTGAAATAGCAGAAGAAAATGTCAAACAGATTGAAGATGCTAATATACTCATAACTTACACTACACATCCAGATCTAACGTTAGAACTGGTTGAAAGATTTGCAGATAAGGTTGATTGGATAATAGTTGCAGCATGGAGGGGTGACGGCTTCAAAAACCAGTTAGAAACACATGAAAATGTCGTTTGTCCTTATATAATGTGTGAACTTGAAAAAAATGGAGATCCTATCTTCGATAAGTTTGTATCAGATATAGGGAAGCCTTCAGTTGTTCTGAAATTAGATGGAAATAAACTTAATGACATTGTGGTTTTAAGATCCTCTCCCTGCGGATCAACCTCTTTTGTAGCTGATTACATAAAAGAGAATTATCTGGGTAAAAAATTAGACCCTGAAGAACTTCCAACAGAAGCGGGACTGAAATTACAACATTATCCATGCAGAGCAGCAAAGATGCGGCTTTTTTCTGATGAGGAATGTAAAAAAGAAATGGCATCCGGACTTCACAGGGATGCCTTTGAAGAAGCAATTGCATTTGCCAATAGGCGTTTGGAAAATCGTAATTTAAAAATATAA
- a CDS encoding arsenate reductase ArsC: MKVTVPKFKKKVLFICNHNSARSQMSEGLLKSLYGTYYDVYSAGSNPSSVNPYAVRVLEEVGIDISNNRSKSLKEFEGLEFDYVITVCGGEGELCPFFPGGKTYIHKSFEDPSAVDGTDHEKTDAFRKIRDEIRGWIKVTFLIGE; the protein is encoded by the coding sequence ATGAAGGTGACAGTACCAAAATTTAAAAAAAAGGTTCTATTCATTTGCAACCACAACTCCGCACGATCCCAAATGAGTGAAGGACTTCTAAAATCATTGTATGGAACATATTATGATGTTTACAGTGCAGGGAGTAATCCTAGCAGTGTAAATCCATATGCGGTGCGAGTCTTAGAAGAGGTGGGTATTGATATATCAAATAATCGTTCCAAAAGTCTCAAAGAATTTGAGGGATTGGAATTCGACTATGTGATTACTGTATGTGGTGGGGAAGGTGAATTATGTCCATTTTTCCCTGGAGGAAAAACCTATATCCATAAATCATTTGAAGACCCTTCAGCTGTAGATGGAACTGACCATGAGAAAACTGATGCTTTCAGAAAAATTAGAGATGAAATTAGGGGATGGATCAAAGTAACGTTTTTGATAGGTGAGTGA